The genomic region ACGCTGGCGCTGCTCGGGCTGATCGCCACCGCCGCGACGGCCTTCTTCCTGACCGGCGTCACGAGCTACCTGGGCGAGGGAAGCACCGAGCGGGTCGCGGCCTATCCCCTGCCGCTGGGACTGGCGCTGGTTGCCGCCGCGCTCTGGCGGCTGGGCCCGCTGGACGCGGGAGCGGCGCCCGAGGAGGCGGCGCGTCCCGGCCGCCGCGAGGAACGCGCGCACGCGCGTGGCGAGCGGGCCGCCCGCGCGCGCGAACGGGACGAGGCGCTGGAGGCGAGCGCCCGACGCAAGTCCGAGACCCGGCCGGACGACGCCGAAGAGCTCGAGGACCCCTGGGCCGGCAGCAGCCGGCGCGAGTAGCCGTTACTGCTCAGCCCGTGGCCGGCTGGAACGGCAGCACGTCCCGGACCGGCCGGCGCCCGTCCCGGTCCTGTCCTCGTCACCGGAGGCGGTGCGCGGCCGCCGAACGGTCGCCTGGACGGGCCGCCCCATGACCGCCGCCTCCCCACGCCGCCGGAGCGACGGATGCAGGCCATCCCCGCCGACGAGCGCGGTCGCCCTTGGCCACGCCGCCGGATCGACATCGACGCCGAGCACGATCCGCTGACCGGCCGCCGGCCGCTCAGACCATGGGACGTGCCTCCTGCGGCACGGGCACCGGGGGCCGCACGCGGTCGCGACGGCGGGACAGCGCTACCCCGGCCAGGCACACCGCTCCGCCGACCAGGGCGAGCGCCGGCGGCACCTCGTCGAGCAGCAGCCAGCCGAGCAGGATCACCAGCGGCGGGACGAGGTAGGTGGTCACGCCGAGCTTGCCGGCATCCATCCGGCGGAGTGCGTAGGCCCACGTGCTGAACGCCAGCGCCGTGGGCACCGCACCCAGGTAGACCATGCCGAGGACCGAGCCCGCGGGTGCCGCCGCCAGGTCGTCGACCAGCGCACCGGCCCAGGGCAGGCAGCACACCGCGCCGGTGGCGCAGGCCATGAAGGTCACCTGCAGCCCGGGCAGTCGGCGCAGCAGCGGCTTCTGCGCCACCACCCCGGCGGCGTAGGTGACCGCGGCCACCACGCAGAGCAGCACGCCCACGAGATCGGTCTCCGCGCTGCGGGTGGCGACGCCGATGAGGACGACGCCGGCGAAGGCGACGGTGATGCCGGCGATCAGCCAGCGGGGAAAGCCCTCGCCGAGCAGCAGCCCGGCGAACACCGCGATCAGGATCGGTCCGATGTTGACCAGCATCGCGGTCGTGCCCGCATCCAGGTGCTGCTCGGCGGCGTTGAGCGCCACGTTGTAGACCCCGAACCAGCCGATGCCGCAGACGGCCAGCAGGCCCCACTCCCGGCCCTGCGGACGAACCCAGCCGCGACCCACCATGAGCAGGCCCAGCACCGCCGTGCCGATCAGCAGGCGGCCCAGCGCGAGTGCCCCCGGGGAGAGGTCCTGGCCCACTCCGCGGATGGCGACGAAGGCCGACGCCCAGGCGAGGAGGGTGACGACCAGGGCGGCGATCGTCCGGCCGTCGGGCGACGCCGCGGGCCCGGCGCGGAGGGGGACTTGGATGGTCACGGACGGACAGTAGGCGGCGGGTGCGACGGTTTCCGGCGGTTATCGGACTCCGCTCCCGCTCGGTCCGTCCCGCTGCGGGAACTGGCAGGGACGACGCGGTGGGCTCAGCCGTGCAGGTGCTGCCCGTACGTCCGCCGTCCCCGTTCGCCACCGGTGGGCACCGCCGCACCGTCCCGGAACGCGGCCCCTAGCTTCCCGGGCAGCGGGGTCGCGACGACGTGCGTCCCGGGGGCCCGGGCCACCGCCCACGCGCGGGCCAGGTCGGCGGCCGA from Blastococcus colisei harbors:
- a CDS encoding DMT family transporter — protein: MTIQVPLRAGPAASPDGRTIAALVVTLLAWASAFVAIRGVGQDLSPGALALGRLLIGTAVLGLLMVGRGWVRPQGREWGLLAVCGIGWFGVYNVALNAAEQHLDAGTTAMLVNIGPILIAVFAGLLLGEGFPRWLIAGITVAFAGVVLIGVATRSAETDLVGVLLCVVAAVTYAAGVVAQKPLLRRLPGLQVTFMACATGAVCCLPWAGALVDDLAAAPAGSVLGMVYLGAVPTALAFSTWAYALRRMDAGKLGVTTYLVPPLVILLGWLLLDEVPPALALVGGAVCLAGVALSRRRDRVRPPVPVPQEARPMV